A window of Drosophila subobscura isolate 14011-0131.10 chromosome E, UCBerk_Dsub_1.0, whole genome shotgun sequence contains these coding sequences:
- the LOC117891356 gene encoding PAS domain-containing serine/threonine-protein kinase, with protein MEDQCGMVEPTNGESTLSCSRSYQDTSSILNMMDPNSFNMPPPNLHSSKVINPNKAIFTIDSNTGQIFIVNNKACHLLGYTSHELRNKSFFDLLNCKSESHISSLAEMQIDVDEGRVVLLSGKVIEMKTKQNTKILVSLWIRQIDNEGRNIAVAEPVQRHICQISIDRFGAITMADAATATIFLYYATEDVIGVNITTLIPFIKLPDPDSREISKGLRKQRATGRTTDNVKFPLCLLLTTAEPNASTTYTSNTCFNITVWVFQNLSGLIVVDEIGNIQTCNQPFSVLMFGYGQEKITKMHISSILPNFGKDFREDKSPNVSNTSITSNDWEPDTDPFIVDNESSLQSCKKLSTIPPASEHSLNDAGLNGGAHAQESSSDMFSDIRPPEDLTIDDILTPVNPSKKFPSDEYEESPTHLKEMNLDKAKSPSTEACDASSSNAATKLLSSINGNFLGEAIHADGTVIDVVYSVLLHVLPCSRRVYCIWVCRDPSNRLESDKYNYANLTSTFNSMASTIEQSLGQVIKTTAAQNSSRPNSLSLMSKYEDELYSGDYSKHYTSIRQIGKGAYGYVNMAFRNTDRLLVITKFILKEKLCPQFMIKNRDGKEVPIEIHLLQTLDHKNIVSVLDVFENDLFYQLVMEKHGSGMDLWTFIERRPLMEEKLGSYIFRQIADAVYYLHEQKILHRDIKDENIIIDHHFNIKLIDFGSATFMEEGKYFSTFYGTTEYCSPEVLAGNRYVGPELEMWALGVTLYVLMFFENPFIDVEDTVKAEVQIPKMVSEQLSRLLTSMLNKDPKYRCTMLQLINDPWLTQDVSSSQFNFSWIVPCKAHEAEPDIHFMGYYSSTSVLSTISPQESFSHIEDSSIGGLDEEAKLPATQRTGLKLCKNTEAKHNKMETLYAKQFQLNSSISNHELRLSLPAAASHTEPGKQICSSKSENDIFKHKLEPCVSAYNVVSLHDVNTKPKTLNMK; from the exons ATGGAGGATCAATGCGGCATGGTGGAACCTACAAATG GCGAAAGTACGCTCAGTTGTTCCCGCTCTTATCAGGACACGTCGAGTATTTTAAATATGATGGATCCGAACTCGTTTAATATGCCGCCCCCCAACCTACATTCCTCAAAGGTGATAAACCCGAACAAGGCTATATTTACGATAGACTCGAACACGGGACAGATCTTCATTGTGAACAACAAAGCGTGCCACTTGTTGGGATACACGTCCCACGAATTGCGGAACAAAAGCTTTTTCGACTTACTCAATTGTAAATCGGAGAGTCACATTTCCTCACTGgcggaaatgcaaattgatgtCGATGAGGGCAGGGTCGTCCTGCTCAGCGGCAAAGTGATAGAAATGAAGACAAAGCAGAACACCAAGATATTGGTCTCGCTCTGGATTCGACAAATAGACAACGAGGGACGCAACATAGCGGTGGCCGAGCCGGTCCAGCGACACATTTGCCAAATAAGTATTGACCGCTTCGGTGCGATAACCATGGCcgatgctgccacagccacaatatTCCTATACTACGCCACCGAGGATGTCATTGGAGTGAACATCACCACGCTGATACCCTTCATAAAGCTCCCAGATCCGGACAGCAGGGAGATCTCGAAGGGTCTGCGCAAGCAAAGAGCCACCGGACGCACCACGGACAATGTGAAATTCCCTCTGTGCCTGCTGCTAACAACAGCGGAGCCGAATGCTTCGACGACGTACACCAGCAACACGTGCTTCAACATAACTGTGTGGGTATTCCAGAATCTCAGTGGACTCATTGTTGTGGATGAAATTGGCAACATTCAGACATGCAATCAGCCGTTTTCTGTGCTAATGTTCGGATACGGCCAGGAGAAGATAACCAAAATGCATATTTCCTCGATACTGCCGAACTTTGGCAAAGATTTCCGCGAGGACAAGAGCCCAAACGTTTCGAATACATCCATAACCAGCAATGACTGGGAGCCCGACACGGATCCTTTTATCGTTGACAATGAATCCTCGCTGCAATCTTGCAAAAAACTGTCCACCATCCCACCTGCAAGCGAACATTCCCTCAACGATGCGGGACTCAATGGCGGAGCCCATGcccaggagagcagcagcgacatgTTCTCCGATATTCGACCACCCGAAGACCTGACAATCGACGATATTTTGACACCGGTGAATCCCTCGAAGAAGTTTCCCTCGGATGAGTATGAGGAGTCACCGACCCACCTGAAGGAGATGAACCTGGACAAGGCAAAGTCCCCATCCACAGAGGCATGTGATGCCTCCAGCAGTAATGCAGCCACAAAGCTGCTCAGCTCCATCAATGGAAATTTTCTGGGCGAGGCAATACACGCCGACGGCACTGTCATAGACGTTGTCTACTCGGTGCTGCTGCACGTGTTGCCCTGCTCGCGGCGAGTGTACTGCATTTGGGTGTGCCGAGACCCCTCCAATCGCTTGGAGAGCGACAAGTACAACTATGCCAATCTCACGTCGACATTCAACAGCATGGCCAGCACCATTGAGCAGTCCCTGGGACAGGTGATTAAGACGACAGCGGCGCAGAACTCCAGCAGACCAAACTCTCTCTCACTGATGTCCAAGTACGAGGATGAGCTCTACTCCGGGGACTACAGCAAACACTACACCTCGATCCGACAGATTGGCAAGGGAGCCTACGGCTATGTGAACATGGCTTTTCGGAACACTGATCGACTGCTGGTCATCACAAAGTTTATTTTGAAGGAGAAGCTGTGCCCGCAGTTCATGATTAAGAACCGGGATGGTAAGGAAGTTCCTATCGAGATCCATCTGCTGCAGACCTTGGACCACAAGAACATCGTGTCGGTGTTGGATGTGTTCGAGAATGATTTGTTCTACCAGCTGGTGATGGAGAAGCACGGCTCGGGCATGGACCTTTGGACGTTCATCGAGCGTAGGCCATTAATGGAGGAGAAGTTGGGCAGCTACATTTTCCGGCAGATTGCAGACGCCGTTTACTACCTGCATGAGCAGAAGATACTCCATCGTGATATAAAGGACGAGAATATAATCATTGATCATCACTTTAACATCAAGCTGATTGACTTTGGCTCAGCGACATTCATGGAGGAGGGTAAATACTTTTCCACGTTCTACGGCACGACCGAGTACTGCAGTCCCGAAGTGCTGGCCGGCAACAGATATGTCGGTCCCGAGCTGGAAATGTGGGCCCTCGGCGTCACTCTGTATGTGCTGATGTTCTTTGAGAATCCCTTTATCGATGTCGAAGATACGGTCAAGGCGGAAGTGCAAATACCAAAGATGGTTTCGGAGCAGCTGAGTCGTTTGTTGACCTCCATGCTGAACAAGGATCCCAAATATCGCTGCACAATGCTGCAGCTGATCAACGATCCGTGGCTCACGCAGGACGTCAGCTCTTCGCAGTTTAACTTCTCGTGGATTGTGCCGTGCAAGGCGCACGAGGCGGAACCGGATATTCACTTCATGGGCTACTACTCCAGCACATCCGTTCTGTCAACCATTTCGCCGCAGGAGAGCTTCTCGCACATTGAAGACAGCTCCATTGGGGGGCTGGACGAGGAGGCAAAGCTGCCGGCAACACAAAGAACGGGCCTCAAACTATGTAAGAACACGGAAG CCAAACACAACAAGATGGAAACACTTTATGCaaagcaatttcaattgaacTCTTCAATCAGCAATCACGAATTGAGGCTatcgctgcctgctgctgcaagccACACCGAACCCGGCAAACAGATATGCTCCTCAAAGTCGGAGAATGATATATTTAAACACAAACTGGAACCATGCGTCTCTGCCTATAACGTAGTTAGCCTGCACGACGTCAACACGAAACCTAAAACGCTGAACATGAAGTAa
- the LOC117889841 gene encoding oxysterol-binding protein-related protein 2, whose product MAAEDSIGRVERTELPAPMISRKEVSIWAILKNCIGKDLSKITMPVMLNEPLSFLQRLCEYMEYAHLLTQAAHQETPEDRMKYVAAFAVSALASNWERLGKPFNPLLGETYELQRDDYRIVCEQVSHHPPVSAFHAESNDFKFHGSINPKIKFWGKSVEVNPKGTVTIEFPKWNETYTWTNVNCCVHNIIVGKLWIEQYGKMVITNHATGHVANLTFKSAGSGAKHLHRVEGFVRDSSEKNIFFLYGKWTDFIKCCTAESYSQYIKQGTRKNDDGEAADSPNGTPKRMFSKLNSFKLSSFRSMSIQDNDSIPPLEQETNEIPKSDSAYSLDVPDSTLLWSCKPRPSNCEEFYQFTHFALQLNAMEKNMKPPLTLCPTDSRLRPDILYLEDGNLDGACKEKTRLEEKQRYTRKHRKSTNGDDWTPRWFKHVTSAHTKTEDWNYIGGYWDRKYDMANTIF is encoded by the exons atggCAGCGGAAGATTCCATTGGACGTGTCGAGAG AACCGAGCTTCCAGCTCCAATGATATCGCGAAAGGAAGTCAGTATCTGGGCCATCCTCAAGAACTGCATAGGAAAGGATTTGAGCAAAATTACCATGCCGGTAATGCTGAATGAACCCCTGAGCTTCCTCCAGAGGCTGTGCGAATATATGGAGTATGCACATCTGTTGACACAAGCAGCACACCAGGAGACTCCCGAAGACCGGATGAAATATGTTGCAG CTTTTGCCGTTTCTGCTTTGGCTTCCAATTGGGAGCGACTCGGAAAACCGTTCAACCCGCTTTTGGGGGAAACATACGAACTGCAGCGAGACGACTATCGAATTGTGTGTGAGCAGGTCTCCCACCATCCGCCAGTTTCTGCATTTCACGCAGAGTCCAATGATTTTAAGTTCCATGGTTCTATTAACCCCAAAATTAAGTTCTGGGGTAAGAGCGTGGAAGTGAATCCCAAAGGCACGGTCACCATTGAGTTTCCCAA ATGGAACGAAACTTACACCTGGACCAACGTCAACTGTTGCGTGCACAATATTATAGTCGGAAAACTCTGGATTGAGCAGTATGGCAAGATGGTCATAACCAATCATGCCACCGGACACGTTGCGAACCTAACATTCAAATCAGCTGGATCTGGGGCCAAACACTTGCACCGAGTCGAGGGCTTTGTGCGGGATTCCAG TGAGAAGAATATATTCTTTTTGTATGGCAAATGGACGGACTTTATCAAGTGCTGCACTGCGGAATCCTATTCGCAATACATAAAGCAGGGCACCAGAAAGAATGATGACGGTGAAGCCGCTGATTCGCCGAATGGAACCCCCAAGAGGATGTTTTCCAAACTGAACAGCTTCAAGCTGAGCTCTTTTCGCAGCATGTCCATACAAGAT AACGACAGCATTCCACCGCTGGAGCAAGAGACAAATGAGATACCAAAGAGCGACTCTGCATATTCGCTTGATGTGCCAGACTCTACATTATTATGGAGTTGCAAGCCACGACCTTCCAACTGCGAGGAG TTCTACCAGTTTACACACTTTGCGCTGCAGCTTaatgcaatggaaaaaaaCATGAAACCACCGCTAACACTTTGCCCTACCGACTCGCGCCTGCGACCTGATATACTATACCTTGAGGACGGAAACTTAGATGGTGCATGCAAGGAGAAGACTCGTCTAGAGGAGAAACAAAGATACACACGCAAGCATCGAAAAAGCACCAATGGCGATGATTGGACACCAAG ATGGTTTAAGCATGTGACCAGCGCCCACACCAAAACCGAGGATTGGAACTACATTGGAGGATATTGGGATCGTAAATACGACATGGCCAATACAATATTTTAG